The nucleotide window GTTGTCAGgtcattcaaaacaaacatatgaGATGCTAATTACGTCAGGATATCTTGTCAATCACCATAAATTGAGTCCTGGTGTCAATATCAGATAAAGAAGTGTTTTGTCTAACATTTGACACCAGATATTACAATTTGCCAGACTGTCTTTTATTTCTGGTAATAAACAGAACTTGCACAGTCGTCTTTAATTGTACTGAATTCGGAAGTTTCCACAGATAGTTTAAATTTCTGATAGAATAAATTCTAAAGATTTTAAACCAGATCTCAAGAGTGACTTGTGTAACCTTAGCATTTTACCTGCAATATCAATACTTAACATATCAGTAAATCTCATATAAGAGTGTAAGATAAAATATTGTCAACCGGAGTCGGTTCTGGGCCAAGTTTACCAAGGGAGCCTGCATGAGACACGTGTCTTTTTATGAGAGCGCAGGACAAAACaatggaacaaaacaaataaaaatcagggcACTATTTTGTTGTTTGAGTCCAGGGCATCAAATTCCAGAACCCTGATCTAGAAGATGAAAATTCTAGATCAGAAAAATAAGCTTCAATCATTTCAGTATGACTGAATCTTATTgtgcaaataaaactttgaaggtaaaacattaaactggTCCAAGAGACCAGTTTGTAATGAATTTTGTGCCACTGTATATTATCATAAGAAATAGATTTAGAATTATCCTTTCAGTCAGGGGCAAAAACATCATCTCAGAAGTGAGAGGGTCACATTTTTCAGAGGTCAATTTAATGATGCATTGTCTTCTCAGATTCAGGCACACCTCTCATTATTagctaaaaacacacataatcACCAACCTGTCTTTAGTTAACAAGATCTAAAGTTTTAGCTTTTAGTTTTAGCTTTAGCAAACTTTGGTTGAATTAACATGGTGAGTGAGTTTAAAGATAGCTTGGTCAAAGATGTTACCGCATGTTAACAACTGATCATTGTAATTCCCATAACTTTTTCCTCTGTTGAGGAATCGGggctgtaaaataacaaaagaaagtgACACAAGAGgctaaaaatgtatattattgAAACAAACCTCCTAAATTTGGCCAGGGTGCTTAAAGCCATGACTCCATCTGCACCATAGAAAGTGATCAACACACTGCTGATTATTACATCTGCTCTCATGACGTAGGTCTGCCACACCAGGAAGTACACCGCCAATAAGATGGTTGTTATTGTCATAATGAGGTTCCCAAACATATAGCTGTCACTCTCCGTCAGATTGCCCCTCACACCTGCAGTGGATTCATCCAGTGAGTTTCAAAAATCTTATTAACACGCTTCATTAAAAGTATGCGTCAAAGTGACTCAGTTTGCAAAGTGTGAGCGTTTTTCTCACCCCAGTAGAAATGCAGAAACTCCAGAGCAGCAAAGAGGAGCAGTAGACCAACATCATTTGTCAACGCATCAGAAGGATACGGCAGTTCCAAGCCTAACATGAGCAAATGTTAGTAACTGTCAGTAGTTATATAAAACACGTGCTGGGATAGAAATGTAAGAGTATCACATGGCATCACGGACTCTTTTTG belongs to Gambusia affinis linkage group LG08, SWU_Gaff_1.0, whole genome shotgun sequence and includes:
- the LOC122835845 gene encoding transmembrane protein 80-like, with the translated sequence MAIPGPGMSAGSLSSVTLQLLLNLTSIYFVFYFLFTLSLIIKKSLELPYPSDALTNDVGLLLLFAALEFLHFYWGVRGNLTESDSYMFGNLIMTITTILLAVYFLVWQTYVMRADVIISSVLITFYGADGVMALSTLAKFRREYF